From one Bos taurus isolate L1 Dominette 01449 registration number 42190680 breed Hereford chromosome 24, ARS-UCD2.0, whole genome shotgun sequence genomic stretch:
- the CNDP2 gene encoding cytosolic non-specific dipeptidase isoform X1, with protein MSALTTLFKYVDENQDRYVKKLAEWVAIQSVSAWPEKRGEIRRMMEVAAADIKQLGGSVQLVDIGTQKLPDGSEIPLPPILLGKLGSDPQKKTVCIYGHLDVQPAALEDGWDSEPFTLVERDGKLFGRGATDDKGPVAGWINALEAFQKTKQEVPVNVRFCLEGMEESGSEGLDALIFAQKDAFFKDVDYVCISDNYWLGKNKPCITYGLRGICYFFIEVECSDKDLHSGVYGGSVHEAMTDLIMLMGCLMDKKGKILIPGISEAVAPVTEEELELYDKIDFDLEEYARDVGAGTLLHGCKKDILMHRWRYPSLSLHGIEGAFSGSGAKTVIPRKVVGKFSIRLVPNMTPEVVSEQVTSYLTKKFAELHSPNKFKVYMGHGGKPWVSDFNHPHYLAGRRALKTVFGVEPDLTREGGSIPVTLTFQEATGKNVMLLPVGSADDGAHSQNEKLNRRNYIEGTKMLAAYLYEVSQLKD; from the exons ATGTCGGCCCTCACCACCCTGTTTAAGTACGTGGACGAAAATCAGGATCGATATGTTAAG AAGCTTGCGGAATGGGTGGCCATCCAGAGCGTGTCAGCGTGGCCAGAGAAGAGAGGCGAGATCCGCAGGATGATGGAGGTGGCGGCCGCCGACATCAAGCAGCTGGGCGGCTCTGTGCAGCTGGTGGACATCGGGACCCAGAAG ctccctgATGGCTCCGAGATCCCACTTCCGCCCATTTTACTCGGCAAGCTGGGCTCTGACCCACAGAAGAAGACGGTGTGCATCTACGGCCACCTGGACGTGCAGCCGGCGGCCCTGGAGGACGGCTGGGACAGCGAGCCCTTCACCCTGGTGGAGCGAGACG GCAAACTGTTTGGGAGAGGAGCCACCGACGACAAGGGGCCGGTGGCCGGCTGGATCAATGCCCTGGAAGCCTTCCAGAAAACCAAGCAG GAAGTCCCCGTCAACGTCCGCTTCTGCCTGGAGGGCATGGAGGAGTCGGGCTCCGAGGGCCTGGACGCGCTGATCTTCGCGCAGAAAGACGCATTCTTCAAGGATGTGGACTACGTGTGCATCTCCGACAACTACTGGCTGGGCAAGAACAAGCCCTGCATCACCTACGGGCTGCGGGGCATCTGCTACTTCTTCATCGAG GTGGAATGCAGCGACAAGGACCTGCACTCGGGCGTGTACGGCGGCTCGGTGCACGAGGCCATGACCGACCTCATCATGCTGATGG GCTGCCTGATGGACAAGAAGGGGAAGATCCTCATCCCGGGCATCAGTGAGGCCGTGGCCCCCGTGACCGAGGAGGAGCTGGAGCTCTACGACAAGATCGATTTTGACCTGGAGGAGTACGCCCGGGACGTGGGCGCTGGGACCCTCCTGCATGGCTGCAAG AAGGACATCCTGATGCACAGATGGCGTTACCCATCCCTGTCTCTTCACGGCATCGAAGGTGCCTTCTCCGGGTCAGGGGCCAAGACCGTGATTCCACGAAAGGTGGTCGGCAAGTTCTCCATCCGACTCGTCCCGAACATGACTCCGGAAGTGGTCAGCGAGCAG GTTACAAGCTACTTGACCAAGAAGTTTGCTGAGCTTCACAGTCCCAACAAGTTCAAGGTGTACATGGGCCACGGCGGGAAGCCCTGGGTGTCCGACTTCAACCACCCTCACTACCTGGCTGGGAGGAGGGCCCTGAAGACAG TGTTTGGTGTCGAGCCGGACTTGACCAGGGAAGGCGGCAGCATCCCAGTGACACTGACGTTCCAGGAGGCCACAGGCAAGAACGTCATGCTGCTGCCCGTGGGCTCGGCGGACGACGGAGCGCACTCCCAGAACGAGAAGCTCAACCG GCGCAACTACATTGAGGGGACCAAGATGCTGGCCGCGTACCTGTACGAAGTCTCCCAGCTGAAGGACTGA
- the CNDP2 gene encoding cytosolic non-specific dipeptidase isoform X2, translating into MGAFLGGSVGLVDIGTQKLPDGSEIPLPPILLGKLGSDPQKKTVCIYGHLDVQPAALEDGWDSEPFTLVERDGKLFGRGATDDKGPVAGWINALEAFQKTKQEVPVNVRFCLEGMEESGSEGLDALIFAQKDAFFKDVDYVCISDNYWLGKNKPCITYGLRGICYFFIEVECSDKDLHSGVYGGSVHEAMTDLIMLMGCLMDKKGKILIPGISEAVAPVTEEELELYDKIDFDLEEYARDVGAGTLLHGCKKDILMHRWRYPSLSLHGIEGAFSGSGAKTVIPRKVVGKFSIRLVPNMTPEVVSEQVTSYLTKKFAELHSPNKFKVYMGHGGKPWVSDFNHPHYLAGRRALKTVFGVEPDLTREGGSIPVTLTFQEATGKNVMLLPVGSADDGAHSQNEKLNRRNYIEGTKMLAAYLYEVSQLKD; encoded by the exons ATGGGGGCTTTCCTGGGCGGCTCCGTGGGGCTGGTGGACATCGGGACCCAGAAG ctccctgATGGCTCCGAGATCCCACTTCCGCCCATTTTACTCGGCAAGCTGGGCTCTGACCCACAGAAGAAGACGGTGTGCATCTACGGCCACCTGGACGTGCAGCCGGCGGCCCTGGAGGACGGCTGGGACAGCGAGCCCTTCACCCTGGTGGAGCGAGACG GCAAACTGTTTGGGAGAGGAGCCACCGACGACAAGGGGCCGGTGGCCGGCTGGATCAATGCCCTGGAAGCCTTCCAGAAAACCAAGCAG GAAGTCCCCGTCAACGTCCGCTTCTGCCTGGAGGGCATGGAGGAGTCGGGCTCCGAGGGCCTGGACGCGCTGATCTTCGCGCAGAAAGACGCATTCTTCAAGGATGTGGACTACGTGTGCATCTCCGACAACTACTGGCTGGGCAAGAACAAGCCCTGCATCACCTACGGGCTGCGGGGCATCTGCTACTTCTTCATCGAG GTGGAATGCAGCGACAAGGACCTGCACTCGGGCGTGTACGGCGGCTCGGTGCACGAGGCCATGACCGACCTCATCATGCTGATGG GCTGCCTGATGGACAAGAAGGGGAAGATCCTCATCCCGGGCATCAGTGAGGCCGTGGCCCCCGTGACCGAGGAGGAGCTGGAGCTCTACGACAAGATCGATTTTGACCTGGAGGAGTACGCCCGGGACGTGGGCGCTGGGACCCTCCTGCATGGCTGCAAG AAGGACATCCTGATGCACAGATGGCGTTACCCATCCCTGTCTCTTCACGGCATCGAAGGTGCCTTCTCCGGGTCAGGGGCCAAGACCGTGATTCCACGAAAGGTGGTCGGCAAGTTCTCCATCCGACTCGTCCCGAACATGACTCCGGAAGTGGTCAGCGAGCAG GTTACAAGCTACTTGACCAAGAAGTTTGCTGAGCTTCACAGTCCCAACAAGTTCAAGGTGTACATGGGCCACGGCGGGAAGCCCTGGGTGTCCGACTTCAACCACCCTCACTACCTGGCTGGGAGGAGGGCCCTGAAGACAG TGTTTGGTGTCGAGCCGGACTTGACCAGGGAAGGCGGCAGCATCCCAGTGACACTGACGTTCCAGGAGGCCACAGGCAAGAACGTCATGCTGCTGCCCGTGGGCTCGGCGGACGACGGAGCGCACTCCCAGAACGAGAAGCTCAACCG GCGCAACTACATTGAGGGGACCAAGATGCTGGCCGCGTACCTGTACGAAGTCTCCCAGCTGAAGGACTGA